From the Pseudomonas putida genome, one window contains:
- a CDS encoding M16 family metallopeptidase has product MSDRSAPRYTLIGTGIIALVVAVAAVLARPAHSEADSSAARPANTLQSLAELDGKAPSRRQLNIQNWTTAEGARVLFVEARELPMFDLRVTFAAGSSQDGNTPGLATLTNAMLNEGVAGKDVTAIAEGFEGLGADFGNGSYRDMAVASLRSLSAKDKREPALKLFAEVTGKPTFPEDALKRIKNQLLAGFEYEKQNPGKIAGKALFSKLYGDHPYAQPSDGSVESVPGITLEQLRAFHAKAYAAGNAVIALVGDLSREEAEAVAAQVSAALPKGPALAKPAQPVEPKAGVTHIDFPSKQTHLMLAELGIDRQDPDWPALSLGNQILGGGAFGTRLMSEVREKRGLTYGVYSVFSPMQVRGPFMINLQTRAELSEGTLKLVQDILADYLKGGPTQQELDDAKRELAGSFPLSNASNASIVGQLGAIGFYNLPLTWLEDFMQQSQALTVEQVKTAMNKHLAADKLVIVTVGPKVPQQPLPAPTDKPSEQPLGVPEH; this is encoded by the coding sequence ATGAGTGATCGCAGCGCACCACGCTACACCCTGATCGGCACGGGCATCATCGCGCTGGTGGTGGCCGTGGCCGCCGTGCTTGCCCGGCCGGCCCATTCCGAAGCCGATAGCAGCGCCGCGCGCCCGGCCAATACCCTGCAATCGCTGGCCGAGCTGGATGGCAAGGCGCCCAGCCGACGCCAGCTGAACATCCAGAACTGGACCACCGCCGAAGGCGCCCGGGTATTGTTCGTCGAGGCCCGCGAGCTGCCGATGTTCGACCTGCGCGTGACCTTTGCTGCCGGCAGCAGCCAGGACGGCAACACCCCGGGCCTGGCCACCCTGACCAACGCCATGCTCAACGAGGGTGTGGCCGGCAAGGACGTGACCGCCATCGCCGAAGGCTTCGAAGGCCTGGGTGCCGACTTTGGCAACGGTTCCTACCGCGACATGGCCGTGGCGTCGCTGCGCAGCCTGAGCGCCAAGGACAAGCGTGAGCCGGCCCTCAAGCTGTTCGCTGAAGTGACCGGCAAGCCGACCTTCCCGGAAGATGCACTTAAACGCATCAAGAACCAGCTGCTTGCCGGTTTCGAGTATGAGAAGCAGAACCCTGGCAAGATCGCCGGCAAAGCCCTGTTCAGCAAGCTCTACGGCGACCACCCTTACGCCCAGCCAAGCGATGGCAGCGTCGAGAGCGTGCCAGGCATCACCCTCGAGCAGCTTCGCGCCTTCCACGCCAAGGCCTATGCCGCTGGCAACGCAGTGATCGCCCTGGTCGGCGACCTCAGCCGCGAGGAAGCCGAGGCCGTCGCGGCGCAAGTATCCGCTGCCCTGCCCAAAGGCCCGGCACTGGCCAAACCGGCCCAGCCGGTAGAACCCAAGGCTGGCGTCACTCATATCGACTTCCCGAGCAAGCAGACTCATCTGATGCTCGCCGAACTCGGTATCGACCGCCAGGACCCGGACTGGCCGGCACTGTCGCTGGGCAACCAGATCCTCGGCGGCGGCGCCTTCGGCACCCGCCTGATGAGCGAAGTCCGCGAAAAACGCGGCCTGACCTACGGTGTGTACTCGGTATTCAGCCCGATGCAGGTGCGCGGCCCGTTCATGATCAACCTGCAGACCCGTGCCGAACTCAGTGAAGGCACGCTCAAGCTGGTCCAGGACATCCTCGCCGATTACCTCAAGGGCGGCCCGACCCAGCAGGAGCTGGACGATGCCAAACGCGAACTGGCCGGCAGCTTCCCGCTGTCCAACGCCAGCAATGCCAGCATTGTCGGCCAATTGGGCGCGATCGGTTTCTACAACCTGCCACTGACCTGGCTGGAAGACTTCATGCAGCAGTCACAGGCGTTGACCGTCGAGCAGGTCAAGACGGCGATGAACAAGCACCTGGCAGCCGATAAACTGGTGATCGTCACCGTTGGCCCGAAAGTGCCACAGCAGCCACTGCCTGCCCCCACTGACAAACCGTCCGAGCAGCCGCTCGGCGTACCGGAGCACTAA
- the rpoH gene encoding RNA polymerase sigma factor RpoH: MTTSLQPAYALVPGANLEAYVHTVNSIPLLSVEQERDLAERLYYEQDLEAARQMVMAHLRFVVHIARSYAGYGLAQADLIQEGNVGLMKAVKRFNPEMGVRLVSFAVHWIKAEIHEFILRNWRIVKVATTKAQRKLFFNLRSQKKRLAWLNNDEVHRVAESLGVEPREVREMESRLSGQDMAFDPAAEADDDSAFQSPAHYLEDHRYDPAVQLEDADWSDNSTSNLHEALQGLDDRSRDILYQRWLAEEKATLHELADKYSVSAERIRQLEKNAMNKVKALITI; the protein is encoded by the coding sequence ATGACCACATCGTTGCAACCTGCCTATGCCCTGGTACCCGGTGCAAACCTGGAAGCCTACGTGCACACGGTCAACAGCATCCCGCTGTTGTCTGTCGAGCAGGAGCGTGATCTGGCCGAGCGTCTCTACTATGAGCAGGATCTCGAGGCCGCTCGGCAGATGGTGATGGCCCACCTGCGTTTTGTTGTACATATCGCGCGTAGCTATGCAGGCTACGGGCTGGCGCAGGCCGACCTGATCCAGGAAGGCAACGTCGGCCTGATGAAGGCGGTCAAGCGCTTCAACCCGGAAATGGGCGTGCGCCTGGTGTCCTTCGCCGTGCACTGGATCAAGGCAGAGATCCACGAATTCATCCTGCGCAACTGGCGCATCGTCAAGGTGGCCACCACCAAGGCTCAGCGCAAGCTGTTCTTCAACCTGCGTAGCCAGAAGAAGCGTCTGGCCTGGCTGAACAATGACGAAGTTCATCGCGTGGCGGAAAGCCTCGGCGTCGAGCCACGTGAAGTGCGCGAGATGGAAAGCCGCCTGAGTGGCCAGGACATGGCCTTCGACCCGGCAGCCGAAGCGGATGATGACAGCGCCTTCCAGTCGCCAGCGCATTATCTGGAAGACCACCGTTACGACCCGGCTGTGCAGCTGGAGGATGCCGACTGGAGCGACAACTCCACCAGCAACCTGCACGAAGCACTGCAAGGCCTGGATGACCGTAGCCGCGATATTCTCTACCAGCGCTGGTTGGCGGAAGAAAAGGCTACGTTGCATGAGCTGGCTGACAAGTACAGCGTTTCGGCTGAGCGTATTCGCCAGCTGGAGAAGAATGCGATGAACAAGGTCAAGGCGCTGATCACCATCTGA
- a CDS encoding M16 family metallopeptidase, with translation MNALARRAAGLLLSTLCLPLAAFAADVQPTHEFILDNGLKVVVREDHRAPVVVSQIWYKVGSSYETPGQTGLSHALEHMMFKGSAKIGPGEASRILRDLGAEENAFTSDDYTAYYQVLARDRLPVALELEADRLASLRLPADEFAREIEVIKEERRLRTDDQPSSKAFELFRAMAFPASGYHTPTIGWMADLERMKVEELRHWYESWYAPNNATLVVVGDVTADEVKGLAQKYFGSIPKRTVPPAKLPLELAEPGQRQLTLHVRTQLPSLIYGFNVPGLATAKDPRTVHALRLISALLDGGYSARMPARLERGQELVAGASSSYNAFTRGDSLFLISATPNVQKQKTLVDVEKGVWQLLDELKTTPPSAEELERVRAQVIAGLVYDRDSISSQATTIGQLETVGLSWKLIDSELDELKRVTPEDVQNAARTYFTRERLSVAHVLPEESAHE, from the coding sequence ATGAATGCTCTAGCCCGCCGCGCCGCTGGCCTGTTGCTCAGCACGCTCTGCCTGCCGCTTGCGGCCTTTGCCGCCGACGTGCAACCGACCCACGAATTCATCCTCGACAACGGCCTCAAGGTGGTCGTGCGCGAAGACCACCGTGCCCCGGTGGTCGTCTCGCAGATCTGGTACAAGGTCGGTTCCAGCTACGAGACCCCGGGCCAGACCGGCTTGTCCCATGCCCTGGAGCACATGATGTTCAAGGGCAGTGCCAAGATCGGCCCTGGCGAGGCCTCGCGCATCCTGCGTGACCTCGGTGCGGAAGAAAACGCCTTCACCAGCGATGACTACACCGCTTATTACCAGGTGCTGGCCCGCGACCGCCTGCCGGTGGCCCTGGAGCTGGAGGCCGACCGCCTGGCCAGCCTGCGCCTGCCGGCCGACGAGTTCGCCCGCGAAATCGAGGTGATCAAGGAGGAGCGCCGCCTGCGTACCGATGACCAGCCAAGCTCCAAGGCCTTCGAGCTGTTCCGCGCCATGGCCTTCCCGGCCAGCGGTTACCACACCCCGACCATCGGCTGGATGGCCGACCTCGAGCGCATGAAGGTCGAGGAGCTGCGCCACTGGTACGAGTCCTGGTACGCACCGAACAACGCCACCCTGGTGGTGGTCGGCGATGTCACCGCCGATGAAGTCAAAGGCCTGGCACAGAAATACTTTGGCAGCATTCCCAAGCGCACCGTGCCACCCGCCAAACTGCCGCTGGAACTGGCCGAGCCAGGCCAGCGCCAGCTGACCCTGCACGTGCGCACCCAGTTGCCGAGCCTGATCTACGGCTTCAACGTACCGGGCCTGGCCACCGCCAAGGACCCACGCACCGTGCACGCCCTGCGGCTGATCTCGGCGCTGCTCGATGGCGGCTACAGCGCGCGCATGCCGGCACGCCTGGAACGTGGCCAGGAGCTGGTGGCCGGCGCCTCGTCCAGCTACAACGCCTTCACCCGCGGCGACAGCCTGTTCCTGATCTCGGCCACGCCGAACGTGCAGAAGCAGAAAACCCTGGTCGACGTCGAAAAAGGCGTCTGGCAATTGCTCGACGAGCTCAAGACCACCCCGCCGAGCGCCGAAGAGCTGGAGCGCGTGCGTGCCCAGGTCATCGCTGGCCTGGTCTACGACCGCGACTCCATCAGCAGCCAGGCCACTACCATCGGCCAGCTGGAAACCGTCGGCCTGTCCTGGAAGCTGATCGACAGCGAGCTGGACGAACTCAAGCGTGTCACCCCGGAAGACGTGCAAAACGCAGCACGCACCTACTTCACCCGCGAACGCCTGAGCGTTGCCCATGTACTGCCCGAGGAGTCCGCTCATGAGTGA
- the ftsE gene encoding cell division ATP-binding protein FtsE produces the protein MIRFEQVAKRYPNGHVGLHELSFRARRGEFLFVTGHSGAGKSTLLRLLLAMERPTSGKLMLAGQDLGQISNAQIPFLRRQIGVVFQNHQLLFDRTVFNNIALPLQILGLSKAEIAKRVDSALERVSLSDKGELFPADLSTGQQQRVGIARAIVHQPALLLADEPTGNLDPRLAAEIMGVFEDINRLGTTVLIASHDLALIARMRHRMLTLQRGRLIGDGEAGQ, from the coding sequence ATGATCCGATTCGAGCAGGTTGCCAAGCGCTACCCTAACGGCCATGTCGGCTTGCATGAGCTGAGCTTCCGGGCGCGCCGGGGCGAATTCCTGTTCGTCACCGGGCATTCGGGCGCGGGCAAGAGCACCTTGCTGCGCCTGCTGCTGGCCATGGAACGCCCGACCAGCGGCAAGCTGATGCTGGCCGGGCAGGACCTGGGCCAGATCAGCAATGCGCAGATCCCGTTCCTGCGCCGGCAGATCGGCGTGGTGTTCCAGAACCACCAGCTGCTGTTCGACCGCACGGTGTTCAACAACATCGCCCTGCCGCTGCAGATTCTCGGCTTGTCCAAGGCCGAGATCGCCAAGCGCGTGGACTCGGCGCTGGAGCGGGTGTCGCTGTCCGACAAGGGCGAGCTGTTCCCAGCCGACCTGTCCACTGGCCAGCAGCAGCGGGTCGGTATCGCCCGCGCCATCGTCCACCAACCGGCCTTGCTGCTGGCAGATGAGCCCACCGGTAACCTTGACCCGCGCCTGGCTGCGGAGATCATGGGTGTGTTCGAGGACATCAACCGCCTGGGCACCACGGTTCTGATCGCCAGTCACGACCTGGCACTGATTGCGCGCATGCGCCACCGCATGCTGACCCTGCAGCGCGGTCGTCTGATCGGCGATGGGGAGGCCGGGCAATGA
- the rsmD gene encoding 16S rRNA (guanine(966)-N(2))-methyltransferase RsmD, with protein MPRSTPPARPQQGQSKGQGHLRIIAGEWRSRRLAVPEGEGLRPTPDRVRETVFNWLAPYIEGAQVLDAFTGSGALVLEALSRGAENAVALDSNPAAISNLKNNLEILRCPRGQILQTDALRYLQNPPKQQFDVVFLDPPFHQDLLANTCNLLEQNQWLREQAWIYTESEAAPSTLPMPGNWRLHREKKTGQVHYALWHRG; from the coding sequence ATGCCTAGATCCACCCCTCCCGCCCGCCCGCAGCAGGGCCAAAGCAAGGGCCAGGGTCACCTGCGCATCATCGCCGGCGAATGGCGCAGCCGCCGCCTGGCGGTACCGGAAGGCGAAGGCCTGCGCCCAACGCCCGACCGCGTGCGCGAAACCGTGTTCAACTGGTTGGCACCCTACATCGAAGGTGCCCAGGTACTGGATGCCTTCACCGGCAGTGGCGCGCTGGTGCTCGAGGCGCTGTCCCGCGGCGCCGAGAATGCCGTGGCGCTGGACAGCAACCCGGCGGCTATCAGCAACCTGAAGAACAACCTCGAAATCCTGCGCTGCCCACGCGGGCAGATCCTGCAGACCGACGCCTTGCGCTACCTGCAGAACCCGCCCAAGCAGCAGTTCGACGTGGTGTTCCTCGACCCGCCGTTCCACCAGGACCTGCTGGCCAACACCTGTAACCTGCTGGAACAGAACCAGTGGCTGCGCGAACAGGCGTGGATCTACACCGAAAGCGAGGCGGCCCCATCGACGCTGCCGATGCCCGGCAACTGGCGCCTGCATCGCGAGAAGAAGACTGGCCAGGTGCACTATGCGCTGTGGCATCGGGGCTGA
- the ftsX gene encoding permease-like cell division protein FtsX, with the protein MSTTRTPKVSERVAPKAADPQPAKKKGGDHDDDGPDFRTLLHAWLESHRASLADSLRRLGKQPIGSFFTCLVMAVALSMPMGLSLLLKNIEVLGGSWQRAAQISLYLKLDAGSQQGEALRDDIRRMPGVADAQYVSPGQALEEFQQQSGLGEALRELPDNPLPGVVVVTPTEVDKPALEALRQRLSELPRVENAQLDLVWVERLAAILKLGDRFVFGLAVMLISALLLVIGNTIRLHIENRRIEIEVIKLVGGTDSYVRRPFLYMGALYGLGAGVLAWAILAFGLNWLNEAVVGLSGLYGSDFALGGVPASDGLSLLIGAVLLGYIGAWIAVARHLNELAPR; encoded by the coding sequence ATGAGCACTACACGTACACCAAAGGTTTCCGAGCGCGTTGCGCCCAAGGCTGCCGACCCGCAGCCGGCCAAGAAGAAGGGCGGCGATCACGATGACGACGGCCCGGACTTCCGCACCCTGCTGCACGCCTGGCTGGAAAGCCATCGCGCCAGCCTCGCCGACAGCCTGCGGCGCCTGGGCAAGCAGCCGATCGGTAGCTTTTTCACCTGCCTGGTGATGGCCGTGGCCCTGAGCATGCCCATGGGCCTGTCGCTGCTGTTGAAGAACATCGAGGTATTGGGTGGCTCCTGGCAGCGCGCTGCGCAGATTTCGCTGTACCTCAAGCTCGATGCGGGCAGCCAGCAGGGTGAGGCCCTGCGCGACGACATCAGGCGCATGCCAGGCGTCGCCGATGCCCAGTACGTAAGCCCCGGGCAAGCCCTGGAAGAGTTCCAGCAGCAGTCCGGACTGGGCGAAGCCCTGCGCGAGCTGCCTGATAATCCTTTGCCCGGTGTGGTAGTGGTGACCCCGACCGAAGTCGACAAGCCGGCCTTGGAAGCCCTGCGTCAGCGCCTGTCGGAGCTGCCAAGGGTGGAGAATGCGCAGCTGGACCTGGTATGGGTGGAGCGCCTGGCGGCAATCCTCAAGCTGGGCGACCGTTTTGTCTTCGGCCTGGCAGTGATGCTGATTTCTGCGCTGCTGTTAGTAATCGGTAACACAATTCGTCTACATATCGAAAACCGCCGTATCGAGATCGAAGTGATCAAGCTGGTAGGCGGCACCGACAGCTACGTACGCCGGCCTTTCCTGTACATGGGCGCCTTGTACGGCCTGGGTGCGGGCGTGCTGGCCTGGGCTATTCTGGCCTTTGGCCTGAACTGGCTGAACGAGGCCGTGGTAGGGCTGTCCGGGCTGTATGGCAGTGACTTCGCCCTGGGCGGGGTGCCAGCGTCCGATGGTCTGTCGCTCTTGATCGGAGCGGTGCTGTTGGGGTATATCGGTGCATGGATCGCAGTCGCCCGCCACTTGAACGAGCTGGCACCGCGATAG
- a CDS encoding M16 family metallopeptidase: protein MIEHPSQPTQGSTVQSFTLANGLRIYLREDHRAPLVSAQLWYHVGSSYEPAGHSGLSHALEHLLFEGSSKLTSGQYSAVMTRLGGDPNAHTFTDATVFPLTLPGSRLEIALEAMADVMASATISDGPFARELDVVMAERREQVDNAPWSLALEHHHSLAYGTGGYGTPIVGLKADLEHLTPAAARTWYQSWYHPNNATLAVAGDITLLQLQTLVTRHFATIPANRLPARQTTSAPPAQARRHQTLRLPGFYTGTILSFNLPSQCTAQAAEQAYALRLLPDLLADGYSSILQRRLVLDDPILRGLRSSYEPWQRGDSLLVLYALCSQQVTPENAAERLMLEIEAFRQSAPSMEDLQRAKARLLARELFERDAIDKQAHTIGKQAACGLDPVALDDERQAIEAVTAEQVGLAALEFLTDSRAAITFMHDKETTHA, encoded by the coding sequence ATGATCGAACACCCTTCTCAGCCCACCCAGGGCAGCACCGTACAATCATTCACCCTTGCCAACGGCCTGCGTATCTACCTGCGCGAAGACCATCGTGCACCGCTGGTCAGTGCGCAGCTCTGGTATCACGTTGGTTCGAGCTATGAGCCAGCAGGCCATAGCGGTCTCTCCCATGCCTTGGAACATCTGCTGTTCGAAGGCAGCAGTAAACTGACAAGTGGCCAGTATTCAGCCGTCATGACCCGCCTCGGCGGCGACCCGAATGCCCACACCTTCACCGACGCCACGGTCTTCCCGCTGACGCTGCCAGGCAGTCGGCTTGAAATTGCTCTGGAGGCCATGGCCGACGTCATGGCCAGCGCAACGATCAGTGATGGACCTTTCGCTCGCGAACTGGACGTGGTCATGGCCGAACGCCGAGAGCAAGTCGACAACGCCCCCTGGTCTCTGGCACTGGAGCATCACCATTCACTGGCCTACGGCACTGGCGGCTATGGCACGCCAATCGTTGGTCTCAAGGCTGACCTTGAACACCTGACCCCGGCGGCTGCCCGAACCTGGTACCAGAGCTGGTACCACCCAAACAATGCCACGCTGGCAGTCGCCGGCGACATCACCCTGCTACAGCTGCAAACCTTGGTAACCCGGCACTTTGCAACGATTCCCGCCAATCGCCTGCCGGCACGCCAGACCACTTCCGCCCCGCCAGCACAAGCTCGACGCCATCAGACACTGCGTCTGCCAGGCTTTTATACCGGCACCATTCTCAGTTTCAACCTTCCCAGCCAGTGTACCGCCCAGGCTGCCGAGCAAGCCTACGCATTGCGCCTACTGCCCGATCTGCTGGCTGACGGGTACAGCAGCATCCTGCAGCGGCGACTGGTTCTGGATGACCCGATTTTGCGGGGCCTGCGCTCATCCTACGAACCCTGGCAGCGCGGTGACAGCCTGCTGGTTCTCTACGCACTTTGCAGCCAGCAGGTAACGCCGGAGAACGCAGCCGAAAGGCTGATGCTGGAGATCGAAGCGTTTCGTCAGTCGGCACCTTCCATGGAAGACCTTCAACGTGCCAAGGCTCGCCTACTGGCAAGGGAGCTGTTCGAAAGGGACGCCATCGACAAGCAAGCCCACACGATCGGCAAACAGGCCGCCTGCGGCCTGGACCCGGTAGCACTGGACGATGAGCGACAGGCCATCGAAGCCGTGACAGCCGAGCAGGTCGGCCTGGCAGCCCTTGAGTTTCTGACCGACTCCCGCGCTGCCATTACGTTCATGCACGACAAGGAGACCACTCATGCATGA
- a CDS encoding M16 family metallopeptidase, with protein MHDSTATQNSIYGGLVSAQGLDLDQFESILTQVQAWTTEAGTNVKFVEARGLPIVDVILRFRAGTVQDTAPPGLAALTLYMLDEGSQQYTATQQAEHLERLGAIFEKQIRLEHATLSLRSLSSPAVLEPALALFTDLVAHPAFLSSALEKVKEQLLQNSALRDRHPVLRARSEAFRHLFSGHPYGRPLGSTEQGVTAVTQDDLRTFHQRAYSASNLEMVVVGDLSLTEAQALSRQISLALPRGWSAADLPTVPAATGATLKVEQPGASSAALLALPLNVPANDPEFPALVLASNVLGEGLESRLMVELRQRRGLTYGVQTRMAPLRAGGLFTVEWEVAPAHVQGSQDLVVTLLRDFIEQGPTQAELQVARKQLEGQLLRGVAQNKHLAGLLSELTHQGQPDDHLNTYLERINRLTPADVRAAMQRHLDLNYSVHVSVGPSVEQQPLPAPHQ; from the coding sequence ATGCATGATTCGACAGCAACCCAAAACAGCATCTACGGCGGCCTGGTCTCAGCCCAAGGACTCGACCTGGATCAGTTCGAGTCCATCCTCACTCAGGTGCAGGCCTGGACGACAGAAGCAGGCACAAACGTGAAATTCGTCGAAGCCCGCGGATTGCCTATCGTCGATGTGATACTGAGGTTCAGGGCCGGTACGGTCCAGGACACTGCGCCCCCCGGCCTGGCAGCACTGACGCTGTACATGCTCGATGAAGGTAGCCAGCAGTACACGGCCACCCAGCAAGCCGAGCATCTCGAACGCCTGGGCGCAATCTTCGAAAAGCAGATACGTCTGGAGCATGCGACGCTGAGCCTGCGTAGCCTGAGTAGCCCGGCCGTGCTAGAGCCAGCCCTGGCGCTATTCACCGACCTCGTGGCACACCCTGCATTCCTCTCCTCTGCTCTGGAGAAGGTCAAAGAGCAGTTGTTGCAGAACAGCGCTTTACGTGATCGACATCCCGTACTAAGGGCGCGCAGCGAAGCCTTCCGCCATTTGTTCAGTGGCCATCCTTATGGCCGCCCACTGGGCAGCACCGAACAGGGTGTAACGGCGGTTACTCAGGACGATTTGCGCACATTCCACCAAAGAGCCTATTCCGCCAGCAATCTGGAGATGGTCGTGGTCGGAGACCTTTCCCTCACTGAGGCTCAAGCACTCTCACGCCAGATCAGCCTGGCTCTGCCACGGGGCTGGTCCGCAGCAGATCTGCCAACGGTCCCAGCCGCCACCGGCGCGACGCTCAAAGTCGAACAGCCTGGCGCGAGCAGTGCTGCCCTGCTGGCACTCCCCTTGAACGTACCCGCCAATGATCCGGAGTTCCCGGCCCTGGTGCTGGCCAGCAATGTACTGGGAGAAGGGCTCGAATCGCGCTTGATGGTGGAGCTGCGACAACGCCGCGGCCTCACTTACGGCGTGCAGACCCGCATGGCGCCATTACGGGCAGGCGGGCTGTTCACCGTCGAATGGGAAGTCGCACCGGCGCATGTGCAGGGCTCTCAGGATCTGGTGGTGACCTTGCTGCGCGATTTTATCGAACAAGGGCCAACCCAGGCCGAGCTGCAAGTGGCACGCAAACAACTGGAGGGGCAATTGCTGCGTGGTGTCGCCCAGAACAAGCACCTGGCGGGATTGCTTTCGGAGCTGACCCATCAAGGTCAACCCGACGATCATCTCAACACCTACCTCGAGCGCATCAACAGATTGACTCCGGCAGATGTCCGCGCCGCCATGCAGCGCCATCTCGACCTAAACTACAGCGTACATGTCAGTGTCGGCCCAAGCGTCGAGCAGCAACCTCTGCCAGCCCCCCACCAATAG
- the ftsY gene encoding signal recognition particle-docking protein FtsY translates to MFGSNDDKKAPAEAGEKKGLFSWFRKKPQQPVAEQPQTPEPQAPEVQPAEPVAPQPAAEQPLVEAQQPAPIEPVSPVVEVPVPEPVASQPVQAPEPEPIASAPLVAPAPEPVASMPLQAVPVEVAPVVEHAAPVSNLVLPVAEEPVALVPDLEPKAPPVIPERPAPEPVVVAPVAVPAPAEPEPTPVVAAPVATEQSKPGFFARLKQGLSKTSASIGEGMASLFLGKKVIDDDLLDEIETRLLTADVGVEATSAIVQNLTQKVARKQLADADALYKSLQEELAALLRPVEQPLKVQAQNKPYVILVVGVNGAGKTTTIGKLAKKLQLEGKKVMLAAGDTFRAAAVEQLQVWGERNQIPVIAQHTGADSASVIFDAVQAAKARGVDVLIADTAGRLHTKDNLMEELKKVRRVIGKLDAEAPHEVLLVLDAGTGQNAISQAKYFNQSVELTGLALTKLDGTAKGGVIFALAKQFNIPIRFIGVGEGIDDLRTFEAEPFVKALFAERD, encoded by the coding sequence ATGTTTGGTTCCAACGACGACAAAAAAGCGCCGGCCGAGGCTGGCGAGAAAAAAGGCCTGTTCAGCTGGTTTCGCAAGAAGCCGCAGCAACCTGTCGCCGAACAGCCTCAAACGCCTGAGCCACAAGCGCCCGAGGTGCAGCCAGCCGAGCCGGTAGCGCCGCAGCCTGCAGCCGAGCAGCCGCTTGTCGAGGCGCAGCAGCCTGCACCGATCGAGCCTGTGTCTCCGGTGGTCGAAGTGCCTGTGCCAGAGCCGGTCGCTTCCCAGCCGGTGCAGGCGCCCGAGCCTGAGCCGATTGCTTCTGCGCCGCTGGTTGCACCGGCGCCTGAACCTGTCGCCTCCATGCCTCTGCAGGCGGTACCGGTTGAGGTTGCCCCGGTAGTCGAGCATGCCGCCCCGGTCAGCAACCTGGTACTTCCGGTTGCCGAAGAGCCTGTGGCGCTGGTGCCAGACCTGGAGCCGAAGGCGCCACCGGTGATACCGGAGCGTCCGGCACCGGAGCCGGTGGTCGTGGCCCCTGTCGCGGTCCCTGCGCCCGCCGAACCGGAACCAACCCCCGTGGTGGCTGCCCCGGTTGCCACCGAGCAGTCCAAGCCCGGTTTCTTCGCCCGCCTCAAGCAGGGCCTGTCGAAGACCAGCGCCAGCATCGGCGAAGGCATGGCCAGCCTGTTCCTGGGCAAGAAGGTCATCGATGACGACCTGCTCGACGAGATCGAAACCCGCCTGTTGACCGCCGACGTCGGCGTCGAGGCGACCTCGGCCATCGTCCAGAACCTGACCCAGAAGGTTGCCCGCAAGCAGCTGGCTGACGCCGACGCGCTGTACAAGTCACTTCAGGAAGAACTGGCCGCGCTGCTGCGCCCGGTCGAGCAGCCGCTGAAGGTCCAGGCGCAGAACAAGCCCTACGTGATCCTCGTGGTCGGCGTGAACGGTGCCGGCAAGACCACCACCATCGGCAAGCTGGCCAAGAAGCTGCAGCTGGAAGGCAAGAAGGTCATGCTGGCTGCCGGTGACACCTTCCGTGCCGCTGCCGTGGAGCAGCTGCAGGTTTGGGGCGAGCGTAACCAGATCCCGGTGATCGCCCAGCATACCGGCGCCGATTCCGCCTCGGTGATCTTTGACGCCGTGCAGGCCGCCAAGGCCCGTGGTGTCGATGTGCTGATCGCCGACACTGCCGGCCGCTTGCACACCAAAGACAACCTGATGGAAGAGCTGAAGAAGGTCCGCCGGGTCATCGGCAAGCTCGACGCCGAGGCACCGCATGAGGTGTTGCTGGTGCTAGACGCCGGTACCGGGCAGAACGCCATCAGCCAGGCCAAGTACTTCAACCAGAGCGTCGAGCTGACCGGCCTGGCCCTGACCAAGCTGGACGGCACTGCCAAAGGCGGGGTGATCTTTGCCCTGGCCAAGCAGTTCAACATCCCGATCCGCTTCATCGGCGTCGGTGAAGGTATCGACGACCTTCGTACTTTCGAAGCCGAGCCGTTCGTCAAGGCTCTGTTCGCCGAGCGAGACTGA